The following coding sequences lie in one Maribacter forsetii DSM 18668 genomic window:
- a CDS encoding RagB/SusD family nutrient uptake outer membrane protein: MKSYINKSIMILVFIGVIACEKRLDEEVFSELAPATLFTSEKGITSVLNASYAYAHRPGFQDSWAAYHLASMTTGEVWGQGGSIENLWISEIDFTWDGNHDHIIAQWTIYFNSIRDANIVLDNLDNEAFSEEFKQLTEAEAHFLRGWDYSELYNLFGPVPLYKSSSDDPLLPRATTEEVQQFIEQELLTAIANLPIQAPAIGRASKGAAMAVLCKYYLNTRQWENAANMAEDIVDLGVYELLPDYGQVFSITNEGNNELIWVLPKDGTSPTASQAIDALVFPPDYPRPFPNNTVFAARTYLYDDFVNSFGENDQRKNYIITEYVSTNTGEVVPGLGNDQSFPYKIEFDPGAVGAAAGNDIPAIRYADILLSRAEALNEISGPTQEAIDLINEVRNRAGIDDLTLGGYTQETLKEAILQERAWELFFEGKRREDMIRQNVFISDAISRGKNAQDHHKLFPIPQVELDANPSLEQNTGY; this comes from the coding sequence ATGAAATCATATATAAACAAATCAATAATGATATTGGTTTTTATAGGCGTAATTGCCTGTGAAAAACGACTAGATGAAGAAGTGTTTTCAGAACTTGCTCCTGCAACTTTGTTCACTAGTGAAAAAGGAATAACTTCTGTGTTGAATGCATCTTATGCTTATGCACATAGACCTGGTTTTCAAGACTCTTGGGCCGCTTACCATTTAGCATCTATGACCACAGGAGAAGTTTGGGGACAAGGTGGTTCTATAGAAAATTTATGGATATCTGAAATTGACTTCACTTGGGATGGCAATCATGACCACATTATTGCTCAATGGACCATTTATTTCAACTCAATAAGAGACGCAAACATTGTTTTGGATAACTTAGACAATGAAGCTTTTTCAGAAGAGTTTAAACAATTGACCGAAGCTGAAGCACACTTTTTACGAGGTTGGGACTATTCAGAACTTTATAACTTGTTTGGTCCTGTTCCTCTATATAAATCATCTTCCGATGACCCATTGTTGCCAAGAGCAACAACAGAAGAAGTACAACAATTTATAGAACAAGAATTACTTACTGCAATTGCTAATTTACCAATCCAAGCACCTGCAATTGGTCGTGCATCAAAAGGTGCTGCCATGGCTGTTTTATGCAAATATTATTTAAATACGAGACAATGGGAAAATGCAGCAAATATGGCTGAAGATATTGTAGACCTTGGAGTGTATGAATTATTACCAGATTATGGTCAAGTATTTAGCATTACCAATGAAGGAAATAATGAGTTAATTTGGGTTTTACCAAAAGATGGTACATCGCCAACGGCAAGTCAAGCCATTGATGCCTTGGTTTTTCCTCCAGATTATCCAAGACCATTTCCAAATAATACAGTTTTTGCAGCAAGAACATATTTATATGATGACTTTGTAAATTCTTTCGGTGAAAATGACCAACGCAAAAATTATATTATTACCGAATATGTAAGTACAAATACTGGCGAAGTTGTACCGGGCTTGGGTAATGACCAGTCATTTCCTTACAAAATTGAATTTGACCCAGGTGCAGTTGGTGCAGCAGCTGGCAATGACATACCAGCAATTCGTTACGCAGATATTTTGCTAAGTCGAGCAGAAGCATTGAACGAAATTTCGGGACCTACTCAAGAAGCAATCGACCTAATAAATGAAGTAAGGAATAGAGCAGGAATAGATGATTTGACCTTAGGTGGCTATACTCAAGAAACACTTAAGGAAGCAATTCTTCAAGAACGCGCTTGGGAACTATTTTTCGAAGGTAAAAGAAGGGAAGACATGATTAGACAAAATGTATTTATATCAGACGCTATTAGTCGAGGTAAAAATGCACAAGATCACCATAAACTATTCCCTATTCCGCAAGTGGAACTAGATGCTAATCCTAGTTTAGAACAGAATACAGGCTATTAA